From Paenibacillus physcomitrellae, the proteins below share one genomic window:
- a CDS encoding LutC/YkgG family protein — protein MGNTRDTENTENKKNTHQEWLDQLRRESLAKQEKFMNGIAGKLGRPRVTEKPEHPFRGAPDFWNSFEWPMEERIERFTANFQSAGGHVARCLTMEEAKTFIADKARETSAKYIIRQDQPELDALGLENELPEAKLTVWNHGQEPAEHAQEEDWKARAAEADMGIVLVDYATAYTGSMTVLSSKAKGRSVSLLPTILMAILPVERLRTRLGETLVHFDRAGRDNLPAGIHFISGPSRSADIENDLTIGVHGPGIVYAILVG, from the coding sequence ATGGGAAATACAAGGGATACAGAGAATACGGAAAATAAGAAAAACACCCATCAGGAATGGCTGGATCAGCTGAGGAGAGAATCGCTGGCCAAGCAGGAAAAGTTCATGAACGGCATTGCCGGCAAGCTGGGCAGGCCTCGTGTGACCGAGAAGCCGGAGCATCCTTTTCGCGGTGCGCCGGACTTCTGGAACTCGTTTGAATGGCCGATGGAAGAGCGAATCGAAAGGTTTACCGCAAATTTCCAAAGTGCTGGCGGCCATGTGGCCAGATGCCTTACGATGGAAGAAGCCAAAACGTTTATTGCCGATAAAGCGAGAGAAACTAGCGCCAAATATATTATCCGTCAGGATCAGCCGGAGCTTGACGCCCTTGGACTGGAAAACGAGCTCCCTGAAGCAAAGCTTACGGTATGGAATCATGGGCAGGAACCTGCTGAACATGCACAAGAGGAGGACTGGAAAGCACGGGCTGCGGAAGCGGATATGGGGATTGTGCTCGTTGATTATGCTACCGCTTACACAGGCTCGATGACCGTGCTGTCCTCTAAGGCCAAGGGCAGGTCCGTCAGTCTTCTTCCTACGATTTTGATGGCTATTCTTCCTGTGGAGCGGCTTCGCACAAGGCTCGGAGAAACGCTGGTTCATTTTGACCGGGCCGGAAGAGATAATCTGCCTGCTGGGATTCATTTTATTTCGGGTCCCAGCCGTTCGGCCGATATTGAAAATGACCTTACCATCGGGGTTCACGGCCCCGGGATCGTTTATGCCATCCTGGTAGGGTAG
- a CDS encoding (Fe-S)-binding protein yields MKVSLFITCLSDAIYPRVGEAMVRLLAKYGVQLDFPDVQTCCGQPAYNSGYWDEARKSAKTVLEAFEDSDFVVSPSGSCTYMVHHYAHLFQDDPVYLDKAVKLQEKTYEFTQFLVHVLGITDVGAVFPHKVTYHPSCHGSRLLGIKDEPMQLLNGVSGLQFVPLPFAEDCCGFGGTFAVKMSDISGAMVTEKADHVKETEAEVLVGLDMGCLMNIAGNLRYRGEPVKVMHLAELLYEGVTRA; encoded by the coding sequence ATGAAAGTATCTTTATTCATAACCTGCCTAAGCGACGCCATATACCCCAGAGTGGGGGAAGCGATGGTCCGGCTGTTGGCCAAATATGGCGTGCAATTGGATTTTCCGGACGTACAAACCTGCTGCGGCCAGCCGGCCTACAACAGCGGGTATTGGGACGAAGCCAGGAAATCGGCGAAAACGGTCCTGGAAGCTTTTGAGGACAGCGATTTTGTCGTTTCCCCGTCCGGTTCCTGTACTTATATGGTTCATCATTATGCGCATCTGTTTCAAGATGATCCCGTCTACCTGGATAAGGCTGTAAAGCTGCAGGAAAAAACGTACGAATTCACCCAGTTCCTGGTTCACGTTCTTGGGATTACGGATGTCGGCGCCGTGTTTCCGCATAAAGTCACTTATCATCCGTCCTGCCACGGCAGCAGGCTGCTTGGCATCAAGGATGAGCCGATGCAGCTGTTAAACGGGGTCAGCGGACTTCAGTTCGTTCCGCTTCCTTTTGCGGAGGATTGCTGCGGATTCGGCGGTACTTTTGCGGTCAAAATGTCGGATATTTCAGGCGCTATGGTCACGGAGAAAGCCGATCACGTGAAGGAAACGGAAGCGGAAGTGCTGGTGGGTCTGGATATGGGATGTTTAATGAACATCGCCGGCAATCTGCGGTACCGGGGGGAGCCTGTTAAGGTCATGCATCTGGCCGAATTGTTATACGAAGGAGTGACCCGGGCATGA
- a CDS encoding LutB/LldF family L-lactate oxidation iron-sulfur protein, with amino-acid sequence MNKANPPLTTVKERADLALNDEFLRKAVRFTTERLRSGKKTASEEHGRWDEWRERGRQIRLHTIAHLDYYLNLFADNARANGVHVHFAETSAEAVTIALAIAERKSAKSVVKSKSMVTEELHLNHELESIGVEAIETDLGEYIIQLAGETPSHIIIPAIHKNRYQIAEMLSEVAGETLPPDTSVLAGFVRKKLREKFLEADIGMTGCNFAIAETGSMVLFENEGNARMVTTVPKTQITLMGMERIIPSWSDLEVMATLLPRSATGQKLTVYMSGITGPRREQDADGPEEMHLIIVDNGRSLQLGDPEFQELLNCIRCGACLNACPVYRHIGGHAYGGTYSGPIGAVLTPALQKNVAEWDDIASASSLCGACYEACPVKIPLHDMLVSLRRRKVESGHGQSMESAGMKGFGAVMANSRRFKLVLGLGKMGQKLVARNGEIRSKLGPLKGWNNYRVAPSLPKESFRDRWGTLEREIRHGLQELDPAVRARMENLVKERENGEGKKATRN; translated from the coding sequence ATGAACAAGGCGAATCCACCGCTCACAACGGTAAAGGAAAGAGCGGACCTGGCGCTGAACGACGAGTTTCTGCGCAAAGCGGTCCGGTTCACGACCGAAAGGCTGCGCAGCGGCAAAAAAACCGCCTCCGAGGAACACGGCCGCTGGGACGAATGGCGGGAGCGCGGCAGACAAATCCGGCTGCACACGATCGCCCATTTGGACTATTACTTAAATTTGTTCGCCGATAACGCCCGCGCTAACGGGGTTCATGTCCATTTTGCCGAAACGTCGGCGGAAGCGGTGACAATCGCTTTGGCTATTGCCGAACGGAAGTCTGCAAAGTCAGTGGTGAAATCCAAGTCGATGGTAACCGAAGAGCTGCATCTGAATCATGAGCTGGAGTCGATCGGCGTAGAAGCCATTGAGACGGATCTTGGCGAATACATCATTCAGCTTGCAGGCGAAACGCCCTCCCATATTATTATCCCGGCTATTCATAAGAACAGGTATCAAATAGCGGAAATGCTCTCCGAAGTCGCTGGGGAAACGCTTCCGCCGGATACGTCGGTTCTCGCAGGTTTCGTGCGTAAGAAGCTGAGGGAGAAATTCCTTGAGGCCGACATCGGCATGACGGGCTGCAACTTTGCGATTGCGGAGACCGGCTCGATGGTTCTGTTTGAGAATGAAGGCAACGCCCGCATGGTCACGACGGTTCCGAAGACGCAGATCACGTTAATGGGCATGGAACGCATCATCCCGTCCTGGTCCGACCTCGAGGTTATGGCCACGTTATTGCCCCGTTCGGCAACCGGTCAGAAGCTGACCGTTTATATGTCGGGTATAACCGGACCAAGAAGAGAACAGGACGCTGACGGACCGGAAGAAATGCATCTTATTATCGTGGATAACGGCCGCTCGCTCCAGCTTGGCGATCCGGAATTCCAGGAACTGCTGAACTGCATCCGCTGCGGCGCCTGTTTGAATGCCTGCCCCGTTTACCGGCATATCGGAGGCCATGCCTACGGCGGAACCTACAGCGGTCCGATCGGTGCCGTGCTGACGCCGGCTTTACAGAAGAATGTTGCCGAATGGGATGACATCGCGAGCGCTTCCAGCTTGTGCGGCGCTTGTTACGAAGCTTGCCCGGTTAAAATTCCGCTGCACGATATGCTGGTCTCTTTACGCCGCCGCAAGGTGGAAAGCGGACACGGCCAATCTATGGAATCCGCGGGCATGAAAGGTTTTGGCGCCGTGATGGCCAATTCCAGACGGTTCAAGCTTGTGCTCGGGCTTGGCAAAATGGGACAGAAGCTGGTCGCAAGAAACGGGGAAATCCGGTCGAAGCTGGGTCCCTTGAAAGGCTGGAACAACTACCGGGTTGCGCCGAGTTTGCCGAAGGAGTCCTTCCGGGACCGCTGGGGAACGCTGGAGCGGGAAATCCGTCATGGCCTGCAAGAGCTGGATCCCGCCGTTCGGGCAAGGATGGAAAACCTCGTGAAGGAAAGGGAAAACGGCGAAGGGAAGAAGGCCACTAGAAATTAG
- the fucU gene encoding L-fucose mutarotase — protein sequence MLIGISKLISPDLIKILMEMGHGDEIVLADANFPAASVAQRLVRADGHSIPELLKAILRLFPLDSYSSKQAALMEVVPGDPVETPIWTVYEDIIHRHYGQNQPFVGFEVVERFAFYERAKKAYAIVATGESAQYANIILRKGVITAHAD from the coding sequence TTGTTAATCGGTATATCCAAACTGATTTCGCCTGACCTGATTAAAATACTCATGGAAATGGGCCATGGCGACGAAATCGTCCTCGCCGACGCTAATTTCCCTGCAGCAAGCGTGGCGCAAAGGCTGGTCCGGGCTGACGGCCATTCGATTCCGGAGCTGCTTAAGGCCATTCTTCGCCTTTTCCCTCTTGATTCTTACTCTTCAAAACAAGCGGCGCTAATGGAAGTCGTCCCCGGCGATCCGGTGGAGACACCGATTTGGACCGTGTACGAAGATATTATTCATAGGCATTATGGTCAAAACCAGCCGTTCGTCGGTTTCGAAGTAGTGGAGCGATTTGCGTTTTATGAACGGGCTAAAAAGGCCTATGCCATCGTAGCCACGGGGGAATCCGCCCAGTATGCGAATATCATTTTGCGAAAAGGAGTGATTACGGCTCATGCGGATTGA